From Acidobacteriota bacterium, a single genomic window includes:
- a CDS encoding MFS transporter, whose protein sequence is MATPPSIQRIAAALHYRDFRVMWTGACVSSIGTWMQAVAQSWLVLTITGSPFYLGLDAFLGGVPILLFTLIGGVVADRHNRRAILLISQCVQLSTAFALAALVYWQVVQVWHVLALSFITGTAQAFGGPAYQSLLPSLVDKKDVPNAIALNSMQFNIARMVGPLLAGMAFAAWGSAACFGLNGLSFLVVIGSLLALRTVQTLPARTQTMAGEMRSGLAYVRGSRLMLTLTFLALCTTMLASPVLTLLPVMAQKVFLLDAAGYSRLLAFSGAGAIVGALGVAWLGRFNRMGSTVLGVQIGLGLVLAAFASSRSLPLSYALLFVGSFGLMMSFSLLMSLVQLAAPDALRGRVVSIYMVAFRGGMPLGSLAAGYAAHVTSAPATLTAAGILLSVVATLFMMRGRTVREF, encoded by the coding sequence GTGGCCACTCCGCCGTCGATCCAGCGCATTGCCGCCGCCCTGCACTACCGCGACTTCCGCGTGATGTGGACCGGCGCCTGCGTGTCGAGCATCGGCACGTGGATGCAGGCGGTGGCGCAAAGCTGGCTGGTGCTGACCATCACCGGGTCGCCGTTCTACCTCGGCCTCGACGCGTTCCTCGGCGGAGTGCCCATCCTGCTCTTCACCCTGATCGGTGGCGTCGTCGCCGATCGGCACAATCGCCGCGCCATCCTGCTCATCTCGCAATGCGTCCAGCTCTCCACGGCGTTCGCACTCGCCGCCCTGGTCTACTGGCAGGTGGTGCAGGTGTGGCACGTGCTGGCGCTGTCGTTTATCACCGGCACGGCGCAGGCGTTTGGCGGGCCAGCCTACCAATCGCTGCTGCCCTCGCTGGTCGACAAGAAGGACGTGCCGAACGCGATCGCGCTCAATTCAATGCAGTTCAATATCGCTCGAATGGTCGGACCGCTGCTGGCCGGTATGGCATTCGCCGCCTGGGGATCAGCCGCCTGCTTCGGGCTGAACGGCCTGTCGTTCCTGGTGGTCATTGGATCGCTGCTGGCCCTGCGGACCGTCCAGACGCTGCCCGCGCGCACGCAGACGATGGCCGGCGAGATGCGGAGCGGGCTCGCCTACGTTCGCGGCAGTCGCCTGATGCTGACGCTCACGTTCCTCGCGCTCTGCACGACGATGCTGGCCTCGCCGGTGCTCACGCTCCTGCCGGTGATGGCGCAGAAGGTCTTCCTGCTGGACGCAGCGGGCTACAGCCGCTTGTTGGCGTTCTCGGGCGCCGGTGCGATCGTCGGTGCGCTGGGCGTCGCCTGGCTCGGACGGTTCAATCGGATGGGATCGACGGTGCTCGGCGTGCAAATCGGCCTGGGCCTCGTCCTCGCCGCCTTTGCCTCGTCTCGAAGCCTGCCACTGAGTTATGCGCTGCTCTTTGTCGGAAGCTTCGGCCTGATGATGAGCTTCTCGTTGCTGATGTCGCTGGTGCAACTGGCCGCTCCCGACGCGTTGCGCGGGCGCGTGGTCAGCATCTACATGGTGGCGTTCCGCGGCGGCATGCCGCTCGGCAGCTTGGCGGCCGGGTACGCCGCCCACGTGACGTCGGCCCCGGCGACGCTCACCGCCGCCGGAATATTGCTGAGCGTGGTCGCGACATTGTTTATGATGCGTGGACGGACGGTGAGGGAGTTTTAG
- a CDS encoding succinylglutamate desuccinylase/aspartoacylase family protein — protein sequence MHVRTSHIVGLLTLMPLLIGATDARAQAQSPVTMGGVTAAPGTLVSGEFKVPSRPGDDGTIIPFSIINGTKPGPVLALVAGTHGSEYPPVLALQRLRTAIDPKTLSGTVLMVHVANMPSFLKRTIYYGPADGKNLNRVFPGKKDGTLSERIAEVITREVIDRATHVVDIHCGDGNEWLRPYSYWVVTSAPAVVEASRQMALAFGLDHILIDTERPTSPGESVYLANTAETRGKSGLTIESGGWAQTDEASIARIERGVAGVLKHLQMRADGPDPIASAVWLGPNEVLRSKFTGLIYPAVEPGQTVARGALIARVTDFHGKLLQEIRSPYAGEVLYVVATPPINEGEPVGFVAERVAGPEWRPKQ from the coding sequence ATGCATGTCCGCACGTCACACATCGTTGGGTTACTCACGCTGATGCCTCTGCTGATTGGCGCGACTGACGCTCGTGCCCAGGCGCAGTCCCCAGTCACGATGGGCGGGGTGACAGCCGCGCCGGGCACGCTGGTCTCCGGCGAGTTTAAGGTGCCGTCCCGTCCCGGTGATGACGGAACGATCATCCCGTTCTCGATCATCAACGGCACAAAGCCCGGCCCGGTGCTCGCGCTGGTAGCCGGCACCCACGGCTCCGAGTATCCGCCGGTCCTGGCCTTGCAGCGGTTGCGCACCGCCATCGATCCGAAGACGCTCAGCGGCACGGTGCTGATGGTGCACGTGGCGAACATGCCGTCGTTCCTGAAGCGCACAATCTACTATGGGCCGGCCGACGGCAAGAATCTGAATCGCGTGTTTCCGGGCAAGAAGGATGGCACGCTCTCGGAGCGCATCGCGGAGGTCATCACCCGCGAGGTGATCGATCGCGCGACGCACGTCGTCGACATTCACTGCGGCGATGGCAACGAGTGGCTGCGCCCTTACAGCTACTGGGTGGTGACAAGCGCACCTGCCGTCGTCGAGGCCAGCAGACAGATGGCGCTCGCCTTCGGACTCGATCACATCCTCATCGACACCGAGCGACCGACCAGCCCGGGCGAATCGGTCTATCTCGCGAACACGGCTGAGACGCGCGGCAAGTCGGGCCTCACGATTGAGTCGGGGGGCTGGGCGCAGACCGACGAGGCGTCGATCGCGAGGATTGAGCGCGGCGTGGCCGGCGTCCTGAAGCACCTGCAGATGCGTGCCGATGGCCCGGACCCGATCGCAAGCGCCGTGTGGCTAGGACCAAATGAGGTTCTCCGCAGCAAGTTCACGGGCCTGATCTACCCGGCCGTCGAGCCCGGGCAGACGGTGGCGCGGGGCGCGCTCATCGCGCGGGTCACCGATTTCCACGGCAAACTGCTGCAGGAGATCCGATCGCCGTACGCCGGCGAAGTGCTCTACGTGGTCGCCACCCCGCCCATCAACGAGGGCGAACCGGTGGGGTTCGTCGCCGAGCGCGTGGCCGGGCCCGAGTGGCGACCGAAACAATAA
- a CDS encoding inorganic phosphate transporter, translating into MELAIVIALVGAALIFDYINGFHDAANSIATVVSTRVLSPGRAVIWAAFFNFAAFFLFGTAVARTIGSGMIDIHVVTFAVIFSGLFGAIVWDLITWHFGLPTSSSHALIGGYAGAAIAEVGWGAIIPSGWTKTLVFIVVSPVVGLVSGLILMTAIYWLLRDVTPGRVDHWFRKLQLVSAALFSINHGANDAQKTMGLIAGVLATAGYIDKGHFSIPTWVVFAAYTAISLGTLSGGWRIIHTMGSRITKLEPVHGFAAETGAAGAIFLATAFGIPVSTTHAITGSIVGVGSTRRLSAVRWGVAGQILWAWVLTIPAAAALGAGMGLILRTFGIR; encoded by the coding sequence ATGGAACTCGCTATCGTCATTGCCCTGGTCGGGGCGGCCCTGATCTTCGACTACATCAACGGCTTCCACGACGCCGCCAACTCGATTGCCACCGTCGTCTCGACGCGGGTGTTGTCGCCCGGGAGGGCGGTGATCTGGGCGGCGTTCTTCAATTTTGCGGCGTTCTTCCTGTTCGGCACGGCCGTCGCGAGGACGATCGGGTCGGGGATGATCGACATCCACGTCGTGACCTTCGCGGTGATCTTTTCCGGCTTGTTCGGCGCGATCGTGTGGGATCTGATTACGTGGCACTTCGGGTTGCCCACCAGTTCCTCGCACGCGCTCATCGGCGGCTACGCCGGCGCGGCCATTGCGGAGGTCGGGTGGGGCGCCATCATCCCCTCGGGCTGGACCAAGACACTCGTGTTTATCGTCGTGTCGCCGGTGGTCGGTCTGGTCTCGGGGCTGATCCTGATGACGGCGATCTACTGGCTTCTGCGTGACGTGACGCCCGGTCGCGTCGACCACTGGTTCCGGAAGCTCCAATTGGTATCGGCCGCGCTCTTCAGCATCAACCACGGCGCCAATGACGCCCAGAAGACGATGGGCCTCATCGCCGGCGTGCTGGCGACAGCCGGATACATCGACAAAGGCCACTTCAGCATCCCGACCTGGGTGGTCTTCGCGGCCTACACGGCGATCAGCCTCGGGACCCTGTCGGGCGGCTGGCGCATCATCCACACGATGGGTTCGCGCATCACGAAGCTGGAACCGGTGCACGGATTCGCCGCCGAAACGGGCGCGGCCGGCGCGATCTTCCTGGCCACCGCATTCGGCATTCCCGTCAGCACGACGCACGCCATCACGGGATCGATTGTTGGCGTCGGGTCGACGCGTCGCCTGTCGGCGGTTCGATGGGGCGTGGCGGGCCAGATCCTCTGGGCCTGGGTGCTGACCATCCCCGCCGCGGCGGCCCTGGGCGCCGGAATGGGGCTGATTCTCCGCACGTTCGGCATCCGCTGA
- a CDS encoding DUF47 family protein yields the protein MRFRLIPREEKFYQDFLAAADNLVAAAKLLDEMLSSDPPSVGKAAEIKELEHRCDYLTHEIFQRLHKTFVTPIDREDIHALASSLDDVMDAIDAAAHLFEQYRITHVRDGVRQFSRIIVIACEQIRLALKHMEQHEAVTPSVVEINRLENEADRIHQEVISALFIDEKDPITLIKWKEIFDYLEGAVDSIEDVSDVIQGVVLKHA from the coding sequence GTGCGATTCCGATTAATCCCGCGTGAAGAGAAGTTTTACCAGGATTTCCTTGCCGCCGCCGACAATCTGGTCGCCGCCGCCAAGTTGCTCGACGAGATGCTGTCGTCGGACCCGCCGTCGGTCGGCAAAGCCGCCGAGATCAAGGAACTGGAACACCGGTGCGATTACCTGACGCACGAGATCTTTCAGCGTCTCCACAAGACCTTTGTCACGCCCATCGATCGTGAGGACATCCACGCGCTGGCCAGTTCGCTCGACGACGTGATGGACGCGATCGACGCGGCGGCCCACCTGTTTGAGCAGTACCGGATCACGCACGTGCGCGACGGCGTGCGGCAGTTTTCCCGGATCATCGTGATCGCGTGTGAGCAGATCCGGCTGGCTCTCAAGCACATGGAACAGCACGAAGCCGTCACGCCGAGCGTGGTGGAAATCAACCGGCTCGAGAACGAAGCCGATCGCATCCACCAGGAGGTCATCAGCGCGCTCTTCATTGACGAGAAGGACCCGATCACGCTGATCAAGTGGAAAGAGATCTTCGATTACCTCGAAGGGGCGGTGGATTCGATCGAAGATGTGTCCGACGTCATCCAGGGCGTCGTGTTGAAGCACGCATAA
- a CDS encoding glucose-1-phosphate adenylyltransferase: MQDVLAIILGGGRGNRLYPLTLMRSKPAVPIGGTYRLIDIPISNCLHAGLRRMFVLTQFNSASLNRHISQTYRMDLFSGGFVDIMAAEQTPDNPNWFQGTADAVRQAARHFVAYAADYYLILAGDHLYRMDFARLIDSHIDRNSDITIAAQPVAPDIAGDMGIFLFDRAGQIVGFEEKPSAQRLDQMGRSIPTGSSFGGYQPDKPFIASMGIYVFSREVLLDTLEECTATDFGREVIPASLSTHRVNAFLHNGYWADVGTIESFYEANMTLTRDHPPFRFYDPKKPIFTRARFLAPSRFIDAHVDHALVAEGCYVNRCTVETSIVGIRTRIDERARILRSVLLGADYYEADEDEAGDRSVALGVGQDSILDRVIVDKNARIGRGVRLVNQGHVENADGENYSIRNGIIVIPKGAVIKDGTVV, from the coding sequence ATGCAGGACGTACTTGCCATCATCCTCGGAGGCGGCCGGGGAAATCGCCTGTACCCGCTCACGCTGATGCGCTCCAAGCCGGCGGTCCCGATTGGCGGAACATACCGGCTCATCGACATCCCGATCAGCAATTGCCTCCATGCCGGGCTGCGGCGGATGTTCGTGCTGACGCAGTTCAACTCGGCGTCGCTCAACCGGCACATCTCGCAGACGTACCGGATGGATCTGTTCTCGGGTGGGTTTGTCGATATCATGGCCGCCGAGCAGACGCCCGACAATCCGAACTGGTTCCAGGGCACGGCCGATGCCGTGCGCCAGGCGGCGCGGCACTTCGTCGCCTATGCTGCCGACTACTACCTGATCCTCGCCGGCGACCACCTGTACCGGATGGACTTTGCCCGGCTGATCGATTCGCACATCGATCGCAATTCGGACATCACCATCGCGGCGCAGCCGGTCGCCCCCGATATCGCCGGCGACATGGGGATCTTCCTGTTCGACCGGGCCGGCCAGATCGTCGGCTTCGAGGAGAAGCCGTCGGCGCAGCGGCTCGATCAAATGGGGCGTAGCATCCCAACCGGGTCGAGTTTCGGCGGGTACCAGCCCGACAAGCCCTTTATCGCCTCGATGGGCATCTATGTCTTCTCGCGGGAAGTGCTGCTGGACACCCTCGAGGAGTGCACCGCGACGGATTTCGGACGGGAAGTCATCCCGGCGTCGCTCTCCACCCACCGCGTGAACGCGTTTCTCCACAACGGGTACTGGGCCGACGTCGGGACCATTGAGTCGTTCTACGAAGCGAACATGACGCTCACGCGGGATCACCCGCCGTTCCGCTTCTACGATCCGAAAAAGCCGATCTTCACGCGGGCGCGATTCCTGGCGCCGTCACGCTTCATCGACGCGCACGTCGACCACGCGCTTGTGGCGGAAGGGTGCTACGTCAACCGCTGCACGGTGGAAACCTCGATTGTCGGGATCCGGACCCGCATCGACGAGCGCGCACGGATTCTGCGATCAGTGCTGCTCGGCGCAGACTATTACGAAGCCGACGAAGATGAAGCGGGCGATCGGTCGGTGGCGCTCGGCGTCGGCCAGGATTCCATCCTCGACAGAGTGATCGTCGACAAGAACGCCCGGATCGGGCGCGGCGTGCGGCTGGTGAACCAGGGCCACGTCGAGAACGCGGATGGCGAGAACTACTCCATCCGCAACGGCATCATCGTCATCCCGAAAGGCGCCGTGATCAAGGACGGGACCGTCGTCTAA
- the sixA gene encoding phosphohistidine phosphatase SixA, whose translation MMSPCALYLIRHGIAADPSSALPDDPARPLTDEGTQRLRVQFKALRRLGVEIEHILTSPLVRAIQTAALLKEAFRNAPAVSVVDALRPGGRFDGLMAELARLPNVHGVALVGHEPSMGMVAARLLGARDAIPFKKGAVCRIDVATLPPTEPGQLQWFLPPRVLRGLVG comes from the coding sequence ATGATGTCGCCATGCGCGCTGTACCTTATTCGCCACGGAATCGCCGCCGACCCGAGCTCGGCCCTCCCAGACGACCCGGCACGGCCGTTGACCGATGAGGGAACCCAACGGTTGCGCGTCCAGTTCAAGGCCTTGCGTCGGCTTGGCGTCGAGATCGAGCATATACTCACGAGTCCGCTCGTGCGAGCGATCCAGACTGCGGCGCTGCTGAAGGAGGCCTTCAGGAACGCGCCGGCCGTCTCTGTCGTGGATGCCCTGCGGCCTGGCGGGCGGTTTGACGGGCTGATGGCCGAACTAGCGCGGTTGCCCAACGTGCATGGCGTGGCGCTGGTAGGTCACGAGCCGTCGATGGGGATGGTCGCAGCCCGCCTCCTCGGCGCGCGCGATGCGATTCCGTTCAAGAAGGGCGCCGTGTGCCGCATCGACGTGGCCACGCTGCCGCCAACCGAGCCCGGCCAGCTCCAGTGGTTCCTGCCGCCACGAGTGCTGCGCGGCCTGGTCGGTTAG
- a CDS encoding CHAD domain-containing protein — MRVLARPGLLLRRRLNAIERQVLPAVNGEIEGVHQARVASRRLREMLPLLVAVAGEHATRALRRNIRTITRRLGPLREIDVALATLADLETSAPEHAAAIAFVRIRTALERERMWPQVGRALARIHVGHLVRRVRDLATKLDSPEEMARCAAQSAARLEERIARLDEAVGAVGAVYAPGPLHEVRIALKTFRYALEIVAELGRFRLDGSIKRLKLLQDLLGILHDLQVLASRVRDCEAESRTARTRRQLRALADDLDERVRQLHSRYLDERVALVPVVGRARHTAVTLGLMGKPLPE; from the coding sequence ATGCGCGTTTTGGCACGACCAGGTCTCCTACTGCGGCGGCGCCTGAACGCGATCGAGCGGCAGGTGCTGCCTGCCGTCAATGGCGAGATCGAGGGCGTCCACCAGGCCCGGGTGGCCAGTCGCCGCCTGCGGGAGATGCTGCCGCTGCTGGTCGCTGTGGCCGGCGAGCACGCCACGCGCGCGCTGCGGCGGAATATTCGGACCATCACCCGGCGGCTCGGACCGCTGCGCGAGATCGACGTGGCCCTGGCGACGCTGGCCGACCTGGAAACCAGCGCTCCCGAGCATGCGGCGGCTATCGCGTTTGTCAGAATCCGGACCGCGCTCGAACGCGAGCGGATGTGGCCACAAGTTGGGCGCGCGCTCGCCAGGATTCACGTCGGTCACCTCGTCCGGCGCGTTCGCGACCTGGCGACCAAGCTCGACTCGCCAGAGGAGATGGCCCGCTGCGCGGCCCAGTCCGCGGCCCGCCTGGAGGAGCGAATTGCACGACTCGACGAGGCGGTCGGAGCCGTCGGGGCGGTGTATGCGCCAGGGCCGCTGCACGAGGTACGCATCGCGCTGAAGACGTTCCGGTACGCCCTCGAGATTGTCGCGGAGCTCGGGCGATTTCGATTGGACGGGTCAATCAAGCGACTGAAGTTGTTGCAGGACCTGCTGGGCATCCTGCACGACCTGCAGGTGCTGGCGAGCCGCGTGCGCGATTGTGAGGCGGAAAGCCGCACGGCCCGCACCAGACGCCAGTTGCGCGCGCTGGCCGACGATCTCGACGAGCGCGTCCGCCAACTCCACAGCCGTTACCTCGACGAGCGCGTGGCGCTGGTGCCGGTGGTCGGCCGGGCGCGGCATACGGCCGTCACGCTGGGCTTGATGGGCAAACCACTCCCGGAGTGA
- a CDS encoding Ppx/GppA phosphatase family protein, with product MQLAAIDIGTNSLHMILVQVAPDGSFTVVGREKDMVRLGAGGLEGRPLGDAAMTAALQTLSRFKRLADSRAVDEIIAVATSAVREAPNGGDFLASVRQHTGIQARVITGIEEARLIHRAAVHGVDVGAGTAVVIDIGGGSTEITYGTAAGAQQARSFRLGVIRLTERFGTSDPLSRADERRMVRHIRGELGGYLKSLAKGGFARVIGTSGTILSLGALALGTPGTAAEFTLHHRRVPARGIRRVRDQLTGLSLDRRLALPGLDPKRADLAVSGAVLLDIILRQLGAVEITLCGLSLREGAVLDYVRRNRVAIERIERYPDIRRRSVMELAQRGTHAAEHAQQVSRMALAIFDQTQRQHRLDQRAREWLELASIVHDIGEHISYEDHHRHSYYMVKNGNLRGFEPDEVEVIALLTRYHRRGTPKKSHPTFARLPRPVRRAVRWLSAMLRVAESLDRSRAQLVERLTLTEHDDGWRMRVIGRGDLELEIWAAQRNIGPLAEELSVPVLVAGARARRRAIRQSGAATSR from the coding sequence ATGCAGCTAGCCGCCATCGACATCGGGACCAATTCGCTCCACATGATCCTCGTCCAGGTGGCGCCGGATGGATCGTTCACCGTCGTCGGGCGCGAAAAGGACATGGTGCGCCTGGGGGCCGGCGGCCTGGAGGGGCGCCCGCTCGGCGACGCGGCCATGACGGCGGCCCTGCAAACGCTTTCCCGATTCAAGCGGCTGGCCGACTCCCGCGCCGTGGACGAGATCATTGCCGTGGCGACCAGTGCCGTGCGGGAAGCGCCGAACGGGGGCGATTTCCTCGCGAGCGTTCGGCAACACACCGGCATCCAGGCCCGCGTCATCACCGGCATCGAAGAGGCGCGGCTGATTCATCGAGCGGCCGTGCACGGTGTCGACGTCGGCGCCGGCACGGCCGTCGTCATCGACATCGGCGGCGGGAGTACCGAGATCACGTATGGCACGGCAGCCGGTGCGCAACAGGCACGCAGCTTCAGGCTCGGCGTCATCCGCCTGACCGAGCGATTCGGCACAAGCGACCCGCTCAGCCGGGCTGACGAGCGGCGGATGGTGCGGCATATCCGGGGAGAACTCGGCGGGTACCTCAAGTCGCTGGCCAAGGGGGGTTTTGCGCGCGTTATTGGCACGTCGGGCACGATTCTGAGTCTCGGGGCGCTGGCCCTCGGCACGCCTGGTACGGCCGCGGAGTTCACGCTTCACCACCGGCGTGTGCCGGCACGCGGCATCCGGCGCGTGCGGGACCAGTTGACGGGCCTGTCGCTCGATCGTCGACTGGCCCTGCCCGGCCTCGATCCGAAGCGCGCGGATCTGGCGGTGTCGGGCGCCGTGTTGCTCGACATCATCCTGCGGCAGCTCGGAGCCGTCGAGATCACGCTGTGCGGACTGTCGTTGCGGGAAGGCGCGGTGCTCGACTACGTCCGTCGGAATCGCGTCGCCATCGAGCGTATCGAACGGTACCCGGACATCCGCCGACGCAGCGTGATGGAGCTGGCGCAACGGGGCACGCACGCCGCCGAGCACGCGCAGCAGGTCTCGCGCATGGCGCTCGCCATTTTCGACCAGACACAGCGGCAACATCGTTTGGACCAGCGGGCGCGGGAGTGGCTGGAACTCGCCTCGATCGTTCACGACATCGGCGAACACATCAGCTACGAAGACCACCACCGCCACTCGTACTACATGGTGAAGAACGGCAATCTGCGCGGGTTCGAGCCAGACGAGGTCGAAGTGATTGCCCTGCTCACCCGCTACCACCGGCGCGGGACGCCGAAGAAGAGCCATCCGACTTTCGCGCGCCTGCCGCGGCCCGTACGCCGGGCGGTCCGCTGGCTCTCGGCGATGCTGCGGGTGGCCGAAAGCCTCGACCGCAGCCGCGCGCAACTGGTCGAACGCCTGACGCTCACGGAACACGACGACGGGTGGAGGATGCGCGTCATCGGGCGCGGAGACCTCGAGCTTGAAATCTGGGCGGCCCAGCGCAACATCGGACCGCTGGCGGAGGAACTGAGCGTGCCGGTCCTCGTTGCGGGCGCGCGAGCGCGACGCCGCGCAATTCGCCAGAGCGGCGCGGCCACCAGCCGGTAA